A single region of the Panthera tigris isolate Pti1 chromosome B1, P.tigris_Pti1_mat1.1, whole genome shotgun sequence genome encodes:
- the LOC122238017 gene encoding alveolar macrophage chemotactic factor-like: MRRTWGSHSARELQIRAPLPPLEPAPLAALVAAMSLPPSRAARAPRLSGSLCALLLLLLLLTPPGPLASAGPVAVIVRELRCVCLTTTPGIHPKMIAKMQVIAAGPQCPKVEVIATLKNKKEVCLDPETPVMKKAIQKILDSGKKAD, encoded by the exons ATGCGGAGAACTTGGGGAAGCCACAGTGCGAGGGAGCTTCAAATCCGGGCTCCTCTCCCGCCTCTGGAACCCGCACCCCTCGCCGCACTCGTGGCCGCCATGAGCCTCCCGCCGAGccgcgccgcccgcgccccccgcctTTCGGGCTCGCTGTGCGcgctgctcctgctgctgctgctgctgacgCCGCCGGGGCCCCTCGCCAGCG cCGGTCCCGTCGCGGTCATAGTGAGGGAGCTGCGTTGCGTGTGTTTAACCACCACACCGGGGATTCATCCCAAAATGATCGCTAAAATGCAGGTGATCGCGGCCGGGCCACAGTGTCCCAAGGTGGAAGTCAT agCCACCCTGAAGAACAAGAAGGAAGTCTGTCTGGACCCAGAAACCCCTGTGATGAAGAAAGCCATCCAGAAAATCTTAGACAG TGGGAAAAAGGCTGATTAA